CCACCTCGGCCGAGGCGTACACCACGCTCGGCTATGGCAACATGCTCTTCGCGTGGAACTGGCAGGCGGCGGAGCAGAATTTCCGGCGGGCCATCGCCGCGGATCCCAACTACGCCACGGGCCATCACTGGTACGGCGACTTCCTGGCCGGCCGGCACCGGCTGACCGAGAGCCTCGCGGAGATGAACCGCGCGCACCAGTTGGATCCCTTGTCGCGGCAGATCGGAGTCGAGCTGGGATGGGTGCTCTACCTGATGCACCGGAACGACGAGGCGGCCGCGCAGATCAGCCAGACTCTCACGCTCGATCCGAACTATTCTCAGGCCCACGCTCGACTCGGCATGGTCCGGATCCAGCAGCGGCGCTACGATGAGGCGATCGCCTTACTCAAGCGCTCCATCGACCTGGGCGGGTTTTATGCCTATAGCGCGAGTCCGCTCACGGTTGCGTACGCCAGGTCCGGGGATCGCGTCGCGGCAGCTCGAACCCTGGACGAGCTCAAGCGCCGCGCCGCGACGGAGCTCGTGCCTCCCTATTCCATGGCTGTCGCGTATGCCGGCCTGGGCGACGTGACGCAGGGCATCGCGTGGCTCAACCGAGGCATCGACACCAAGGACGCCTATCTCCCGGAGAATTTCTCGGAGCCGCTACTGGACCCACTGCGGAAGGACCCCAGGTTCGCTCGGGCGTTGGCGCGGATGGATCTGGCGCCTTCGTCGGAGGATTCGTCGAGCGCGCCGTCGGCGGGGCGATGACCCCTCACTTGCCGGGATGGTATTCGCGCTCGGTATGCCCCTCGAGCTGTGCCGGATAGAAGTACACCTGGCGCAGATTCCCCGCCGCATACCGCTCTGCCTGGTCGTCGAAGTGCCGAGACCGCGGATCGCCGCTCTCCCCGCCCGCCGTCACCGCCTTCGCCCGCACGCTGTCCTTTCCGAACTCTACGACCGCGACGAAGCTGTTGCCGTAGGTTCCGTACATCCGCCGAGTGCCCGGATAGGTCTGCGCCCCGAACGACGCGAGCGACCCCCACCGTGCCGAGGTGAACGGCACCGGCACGCTTGCGCCCGAGTCGGAGAACGGCTGCACGATATCTCCAGTGAGCCGCTGGAAGCGGTTGATCTCACCCCAGGGCATCTTCCAGGTCCCGAAATCCCGGGTGAGCCGCTCGACTGCCGCGGCGAGCGCACTCAGGCGCTCAGCGGGTGTCGCCCGCGTGGCCATGTAGTCGTAGGCCGACATTCCCGCGCGGCCGGCGTTTCCCCGCACCATCGCCGCGAGCGTGTCTCCCCAGTATACGGCCAGCGCCGTCGGCACCGAGCTGGCCGACCAGCGGAAATCCCACTGGCGGAGGACCGCGATCGGCTCGGCGACCCGGCGCTTGAGCGAGTCGGCGTCTGAGGCCGCGTCGTACGCCGCCAGCAGCGGCGGCACCAGCCGCGCGAACGCCGTGAGATAGCTGTCGAATGCCGCGTCGCGTAGCCGATCGAGCGTGAAGTCCTTCCGATGCTCCAGCACCATGATCGCGTGGAGCCCGCGCGGGCTCTCGCCGGCATGATCCATATACGCGGGAAAGTCCTCCCGCTTGGGGCTGTACGGCCCGGCCGCCGAGTAGGGCCAGTCGTTGGTATTCTGGATCCAGCCGTTCGGCGGATCGACTACGTGCGGACTGTCCTCGACGCCGTGCAAGCCATGCCATTCGGTGGCCGGATCGCTGCCATCCACCGGCTGCGTCCAGTCGAACCGGTCGTCCCGTCTGGGAATGAACTGCGGGTGGAAGTAGGCGATGTGCCCGTCCGCGTCTGCGTAGACCGTGTTGTTCGACGAGTTGGCGTGCAGCTCCATGACCTTGCGGTACGCCGCGAGGGACCGCGCCTTAGTGCGGAGAAACGACTGGCTCAGCGCCTCGACCGGCTTCTCCATGAGGCGGATGCTGATCCACTTCCCCTCCGCTGCGCGCACGATCGGCCCGTGTCGGGTCCGGTACACCGTGAACGTCTTCGCCGCCATGCCGCTCGCCGTGCGGTAGGGTACCGTGATGCGGGCGACCAGCATGGGGTGCTCCTCCCGCCCGTACCTGGCGTCGAGCCGGCCATGCTTCCGCACGACGCGCTCGGCATACTCGTCGATCACGTCCGCGCCGGTCGAGCTGTGCATCCAGCCGAGCCGATCGTTGAATCCCTGGTAGATGAAGAGCTGTCCCCAGGTCGCCGCGCCATACGCGTCGAGACCCTCGTCGCTCCTCATCTGCAGCTCGGCCCGGAAGAAGAACGAGGTGTGCGGGTTGATGAGCAGCAACGCCCGATGGTTGACCGTGTTCGCTGGGGCGATCGCGAAGGCGTTCGATCCGGTGGGCTCCGTCGCGCCCACGCTCGCCTCCGCCGGAGCGGGCCGGCTCGCGCTGTCGCCATAGAACGCCCGGAGGCCGTCGAGGGACACGCTCTCGATGTCGCCGCCGATGCTGCCCTCGCTGAAGGTGAGCGGCATCCATGCCTCGAACCGCGTGATGACCCGCGGCTGCACCTTCGGATGGGTGTAGAGGTAATAGTTGAGGCCGTCTGCCCAGGCGCTCGTCAGCCGCCGAAGCCAGGCCGGGCTCGCGGCGTAGCGTGCCTTCATGCTGTACGGATCGATGAACAGCTTCATCCGAAGGTCCTGCCAGATGGCACTCTCCCCCTCCGCCTCGGCCAGCCGCCCCATCGCGTTCAGGTAATTGGTCTCGACCCGGTTAAAGTCGTCCTCTGCCTGGGCGTAGATCATCCCGAAGACGGCGTCAGCGTCGGTCTTCCCGTGGATGTGCGGGATCCCCCAGTCGTCCCGCACGATGGTGACCTGGCGCGCCTCGCGCTCCCAGCGGGCGACGTCGCTCTCGCGGGGGCGTTGGGCGGGAAGCTGGAGGGTGGCGGCGGACAGGGACAGCAGGAGGAGGTACATGGGCTCTCGTCAGGGGGATCGCGGGCGGGCAGAAATCTAGCGGTGCCTGCTCTGCCGGTGCACGGGCGACCCTCGCCGCTCACGGCCAGGGCACCAGGTACACCGTGACCGGCCGCTCACTCCACTCTGATGGCCCGGGCCGGATCGACCGTCGTCGCGCGGCGTGCGGGGACCAGCGTCGCCACGGCGGCCACCGCGGCCAGCACCAGCGCCGCTACCAGAAACGTGACCGGATCGGTGGCGCTCACCTCAAAGAGCTGCGCCCGGAGCCAGCGGGTCGCGACCGCCGCACCCACCGCGCCGATCGCCACCCCGATGGCCGCCAGGCGCATTCCCTCCCCGAGCACCAGCGCGAGCACGTTGCTCCGCTGGGCCCCGAGTGCCATGCGAATGCCCATCTCGCGGCTCCGCTGCGCCACCAGGTACGCCACCAGGCCGTAGATGCCAAGCCCCGCGAGCAGCAGAGCGGGC
This Gemmatimonadales bacterium DNA region includes the following protein-coding sequences:
- a CDS encoding penicillin acylase family protein yields the protein MYLLLLSLSAATLQLPAQRPRESDVARWEREARQVTIVRDDWGIPHIHGKTDADAVFGMIYAQAEDDFNRVETNYLNAMGRLAEAEGESAIWQDLRMKLFIDPYSMKARYAASPAWLRRLTSAWADGLNYYLYTHPKVQPRVITRFEAWMPLTFSEGSIGGDIESVSLDGLRAFYGDSASRPAPAEASVGATEPTGSNAFAIAPANTVNHRALLLINPHTSFFFRAELQMRSDEGLDAYGAATWGQLFIYQGFNDRLGWMHSSTGADVIDEYAERVVRKHGRLDARYGREEHPMLVARITVPYRTASGMAAKTFTVYRTRHGPIVRAAEGKWISIRLMEKPVEALSQSFLRTKARSLAAYRKVMELHANSSNNTVYADADGHIAYFHPQFIPRRDDRFDWTQPVDGSDPATEWHGLHGVEDSPHVVDPPNGWIQNTNDWPYSAAGPYSPKREDFPAYMDHAGESPRGLHAIMVLEHRKDFTLDRLRDAAFDSYLTAFARLVPPLLAAYDAASDADSLKRRVAEPIAVLRQWDFRWSASSVPTALAVYWGDTLAAMVRGNAGRAGMSAYDYMATRATPAERLSALAAAVERLTRDFGTWKMPWGEINRFQRLTGDIVQPFSDSGASVPVPFTSARWGSLASFGAQTYPGTRRMYGTYGNSFVAVVEFGKDSVRAKAVTAGGESGDPRSRHFDDQAERYAAGNLRQVYFYPAQLEGHTEREYHPGK